One region of Chloroflexota bacterium genomic DNA includes:
- a CDS encoding YfhO family protein, with product MTTRTGASSGASRLILAALILAGGIGLIYWRLVVTNRVLATGDAFTYFLPYRDFANASLREGNLPLWNPYLFLGVPFLANPQTAVLYPPHWLFIGIEPAKSLIASVVLHLWIAGLGMVIYLRRVAGLRWVPALVGGLLFALSGYLGAHVGQVNQVSAAAWLPWLLWLLEEATGNRWRQVGGVDHTIESVPGINLFALAGLALVIGIQLLAGHSQASFINLVGTGIAALWPGIVALGAWAGRRIQKKPAPFSTTAFKETGVRLVVLASAVILGLLISAVQLLPTLQLTGQSVRSAGLPYREVVSFSLQPRGLLLSLLPTYGENLADRFGTPAFSEYLAFVGVTGVVLAMLAILNAARGKRDQTILSPMGLATAFVFLGIFLGFGLYNPVYYLLYLLVPGFDLFRAPARWMLLYTAGVSVLAAYGVQGLSAALPRAGGLSDGMRQLTGKRRLLFVILVILTLAFLVLQKWPNLLTLVLWVIAGGLTLFFVAWPRLARWRAALLIILILGELALASLSLNHARPTAPEAVTSLRTAPAHLLAANQQAVESGRLPGRFLSMSGITYDPGDLAEIERIYAGQLPEQAIYDLVVATKLQEIVAPNLALLWRLPGVDGYGGGVLPLQRFVQLQSLLLPEGEISADGRLREQLHTVPPSRLLRLLGVDHVITDKGFDAWVDGVYYDLELSTELEPGEQVEIDVGNRLESTRLGLFSHIQEGESLPENSPVAEVSVVTTTGDQRGFILVAGRDSAEGEWTSASNHAQPQVRQPWSHDSPGWDYLASLEFAQPAALETITVRSMIPEGDFVLRGISLIDDSTDAHAALTLPADGGFRRVHSGDVKVYENLQTLPRAYVVHKATIVADDGAALESMAQPDFEPGDQAVLVQGDLEASGLLDWANSLTGKDGLAHVTPISYEPERVIVETTLESPGLLILGDTWYDGWHALVDGAEAPILKANYLFRGIALDQGSHRVELVFQPESLRTGAIITGLGYLLLGGLLIAGLLRRYGRR from the coding sequence ATGACCACTAGGACCGGAGCCAGCTCTGGAGCGTCCAGGCTCATCCTGGCAGCTCTCATCCTGGCGGGAGGAATCGGACTGATCTATTGGCGGCTCGTCGTCACAAATCGCGTGCTGGCCACAGGTGACGCGTTCACCTACTTTCTGCCATATCGGGATTTCGCCAATGCCAGCCTTCGCGAGGGAAACCTTCCCCTGTGGAATCCCTATCTGTTCCTGGGGGTACCTTTCCTGGCAAACCCGCAAACGGCTGTTCTCTACCCGCCCCATTGGCTCTTTATCGGGATTGAACCTGCCAAAAGCCTGATAGCATCGGTCGTGTTACACCTCTGGATTGCCGGTCTTGGCATGGTGATCTACTTGCGTCGGGTAGCCGGGCTGCGTTGGGTGCCCGCCCTGGTTGGCGGCCTGTTATTTGCCTTGAGCGGTTACCTTGGCGCCCATGTCGGTCAGGTCAATCAGGTGAGCGCCGCTGCCTGGCTGCCCTGGTTGCTCTGGTTGTTGGAAGAGGCAACCGGTAACCGATGGCGGCAGGTGGGAGGCGTCGATCACACCATCGAGTCGGTGCCCGGAATCAACTTGTTTGCCCTGGCTGGTCTGGCGCTGGTGATTGGCATACAGCTTCTGGCCGGGCATTCCCAGGCTTCCTTTATCAATTTGGTGGGGACCGGCATCGCTGCACTCTGGCCGGGAATCGTGGCATTGGGGGCATGGGCTGGACGGCGCATCCAAAAGAAGCCCGCCCCATTCAGCACCACCGCTTTCAAGGAGACCGGAGTTCGCCTTGTGGTGCTGGCATCAGCGGTTATTCTGGGGTTACTCATTTCTGCCGTACAATTGCTTCCCACATTGCAGCTCACGGGACAGTCGGTGCGCAGCGCCGGGCTGCCCTATCGGGAGGTTGTCTCCTTTTCGCTGCAACCGCGCGGTCTGTTGTTGTCACTCTTGCCTACCTACGGTGAGAATCTGGCTGATCGATTCGGCACCCCCGCTTTCTCTGAGTATCTTGCCTTCGTTGGCGTCACCGGTGTAGTCCTTGCTATGTTGGCCATTTTGAACGCTGCAAGAGGAAAGCGGGATCAAACGATCCTTTCACCCATGGGCCTGGCGACGGCCTTTGTTTTTCTGGGCATCTTTCTTGGGTTCGGCCTGTATAACCCGGTCTACTATCTGCTCTACCTGCTTGTCCCTGGGTTTGATCTGTTTCGGGCTCCGGCCCGCTGGATGCTTCTCTATACGGCGGGCGTAAGCGTTCTGGCAGCCTATGGGGTGCAAGGCCTGTCGGCGGCACTGCCACGCGCCGGTGGGCTTTCTGACGGCATGAGACAACTCACTGGCAAGCGGAGGCTTCTTTTTGTCATCCTGGTGATCCTCACGCTGGCATTCCTGGTATTGCAGAAGTGGCCTAATCTGCTGACACTGGTTCTATGGGTGATTGCCGGCGGATTGACGCTCTTTTTTGTTGCCTGGCCAAGGCTGGCTCGCTGGCGAGCGGCGCTGCTGATTATTCTGATCCTGGGAGAACTGGCGCTGGCAAGTCTGTCTCTCAACCACGCCCGCCCGACGGCACCTGAGGCCGTTACCAGCCTTCGCACGGCACCGGCTCATCTCCTTGCAGCGAACCAGCAAGCGGTGGAGTCGGGGCGCCTGCCCGGACGATTCCTGAGTATGTCGGGGATTACCTACGATCCGGGTGATCTGGCGGAAATCGAAAGGATCTATGCCGGTCAACTTCCTGAGCAGGCTATCTACGATCTGGTCGTAGCGACGAAGCTGCAGGAGATCGTAGCACCGAATCTTGCGTTGCTCTGGCGATTGCCCGGCGTTGACGGTTATGGTGGCGGCGTATTGCCTTTGCAGCGTTTTGTTCAACTGCAATCGTTGCTGCTTCCCGAAGGAGAGATCTCTGCGGATGGCCGTCTGCGCGAGCAACTGCACACGGTGCCGCCCAGCCGCCTTCTGCGACTCCTGGGCGTTGATCATGTCATCACTGATAAGGGGTTTGACGCCTGGGTCGACGGCGTTTATTACGATCTGGAACTGTCGACTGAGTTGGAGCCAGGTGAGCAGGTCGAGATCGATGTGGGCAATCGCCTGGAGTCGACGCGGTTGGGCCTGTTCAGCCACATCCAGGAAGGCGAGTCTCTGCCGGAGAACAGCCCGGTCGCCGAAGTAAGCGTCGTGACGACCACAGGGGATCAGCGCGGATTCATCCTGGTTGCCGGGCGAGACTCGGCAGAGGGTGAATGGACCAGCGCATCCAACCATGCCCAACCTCAGGTACGACAGCCATGGTCCCATGATTCACCAGGATGGGACTATCTGGCATCACTTGAATTTGCGCAACCTGCAGCACTGGAAACGATCACCGTTCGATCGATGATCCCTGAAGGTGATTTCGTATTACGCGGAATCAGCCTGATCGATGACAGCACAGATGCCCATGCCGCGCTTACCCTGCCTGCCGATGGGGGATTTCGCCGGGTGCACTCTGGTGATGTCAAGGTGTACGAGAATCTTCAGACTTTGCCTCGCGCCTACGTGGTACACAAGGCAACCATTGTCGCCGACGACGGAGCAGCCCTGGAAAGCATGGCGCAGCCCGACTTCGAGCCAGGTGACCAGGCGGTCTTGGTCCAAGGGGACCTGGAAGCGTCTGGCCTGCTGGACTGGGCGAATAGCCTCACCGGCAAAGATGGACTTGCACATGTGACGCCCATTAGCTACGAACCTGAGCGGGTCATCGTCGAAACCACTCTGGAATCTCCCGGACTATTAATCCTTGGCGACACGTGGTACGATGGTTGGCATGCCCTGGTAGACGGGGCAGAAGCACCGATTCTCAAAGCGAACTACCTGTTTCGTGGCATTGCCCTGGATCAAGGCAGTCACCGGGTCGAGCTGGTGTTCCAACCGGAAAGCCTGCGCACTGGCGCGATCATCACGGGACTTGGGTACCTGTTACTGGGTGGTTTGTTGATTGCGGGCCTGTTGCGGCGGTATGGCAGAAGGTGA
- a CDS encoding glycosyltransferase family 39 protein: MSASLQRTLSSQYRYTAASRDVGALWSWLRNHSWLLLAAVLAFAAGMRYLFLSQPGLHPDEALYAGWALQIAGGSDPTLLGVYVDKPPFLLYLLAGLFRLAGYGPESRLDAKLLVLVARTAALAISLASIGLLYGISRRSYGQGVAILAAVLFALSPLAVRLSGTLLTDPWLVLFFLVGLWAATEGHGWIAGIACGLAYATKQHAVMLIPLVLLACLWLAPQLTRRSAWRITNGFLLIFAVVTWWDSLRWQWMPSFWDRSLTTYGGVELASAPGLANSLGKWLELLGNVFGSPILGFAIIPAFMLVGWSIFRSRNRSGVERDCQPGWRGRLSLAVRTDLWVAGFLAAYLAAHLVTSLAPWDRYLLPVVPILSLLLARGVFLLLAALQKSGPGQRSFSSMAALGHRSVFVLLLLLLSIGLLQSGWISMAADLPVGDNTAYDGVDEIAGFLRQDSTSNAVLYHHWLGWHYSFYLHDSDIEQRWWQSTEDLAQKTQGSLLRSQFIAFPAGRDTIPAREALESAGFTLSPQLVVRHGDGTSSITLFRIDPQLAEVIPDDH; the protein is encoded by the coding sequence GTGTCGGCATCCCTGCAGCGCACGCTTTCTTCTCAATATCGTTACACCGCGGCCTCTCGTGACGTTGGCGCGCTATGGTCATGGTTGAGAAACCACTCATGGCTGCTTCTGGCAGCGGTGCTGGCGTTTGCTGCCGGGATGCGGTATCTGTTCCTCAGCCAACCGGGACTGCATCCCGATGAGGCGCTGTATGCCGGCTGGGCACTGCAGATCGCGGGTGGCAGCGATCCGACTCTGCTTGGCGTTTACGTAGATAAGCCCCCCTTCCTGCTTTATCTTCTGGCAGGTCTCTTCCGCCTGGCCGGTTATGGTCCCGAATCCCGCCTGGACGCTAAGCTTCTGGTGCTGGTGGCGCGTACGGCGGCGCTTGCCATCAGCCTCGCCAGCATCGGTCTGTTGTACGGCATCTCCCGGCGTTCTTATGGGCAGGGCGTCGCCATTCTGGCTGCGGTTCTCTTTGCGCTTTCTCCCCTGGCTGTTCGCCTTTCAGGCACCCTCTTGACCGATCCCTGGCTGGTGTTGTTTTTCCTGGTGGGCCTTTGGGCGGCGACCGAGGGCCACGGGTGGATCGCTGGCATCGCCTGTGGTCTGGCGTACGCCACTAAACAACATGCAGTTATGTTGATTCCCTTGGTTCTTTTGGCCTGTTTATGGCTGGCGCCCCAACTGACGAGACGATCGGCATGGCGGATCACGAATGGATTCCTGTTGATCTTCGCTGTGGTTACCTGGTGGGATAGCCTGCGCTGGCAGTGGATGCCCAGCTTCTGGGATCGAAGCCTGACGACCTACGGCGGAGTCGAACTGGCATCGGCGCCCGGCCTGGCAAATTCGCTCGGGAAATGGCTCGAACTCCTGGGAAACGTCTTCGGGTCACCGATACTGGGTTTTGCCATAATCCCGGCCTTCATGCTTGTGGGCTGGTCGATATTCCGATCAAGGAATCGGTCGGGCGTTGAAAGGGATTGCCAGCCAGGGTGGCGTGGTCGTCTGTCCCTGGCCGTCCGAACCGACTTGTGGGTTGCTGGATTTCTCGCGGCCTATCTGGCGGCTCATCTGGTTACCAGTCTGGCGCCCTGGGACCGATATCTTCTGCCTGTGGTACCCATTCTCTCGCTGCTACTTGCGCGAGGGGTGTTCCTTCTGCTTGCGGCGCTGCAGAAATCAGGTCCAGGCCAGCGATCTTTTTCGTCGATGGCAGCTCTTGGCCACCGTTCGGTATTTGTGCTTCTTCTTCTCCTGCTGAGCATCGGACTGCTTCAATCCGGGTGGATTTCAATGGCGGCTGATTTGCCGGTTGGCGACAACACGGCCTATGATGGAGTGGATGAAATCGCCGGTTTCCTCAGGCAGGACTCAACCAGTAACGCGGTGCTCTACCACCATTGGCTTGGATGGCATTACAGCTTCTACTTGCACGACAGCGATATCGAACAACGGTGGTGGCAATCGACCGAGGACCTGGCACAGAAGACCCAGGGCAGTCTGTTGCGATCGCAGTTCATTGCCTTCCCTGCCGGACGCGACACGATACCGGCGAGGGAAGCGCTGGAGTCGGCAGGCTTTACCTTGTCCCCGCAACTCGTTGTCCGTCATGGCGACGGCACTTCTTCGATTACTCTATTTCGCATTGATCCCCAATTGGCGGAAGTGATTCCCGATGACCACTAG
- a CDS encoding glycosyltransferase family 2 protein encodes MKVSILVPVHNEENTLREILRRVRSVDLDFGENEQIYVERPLQFEKEIIVVDDGSTDKSRAILEDEASQGDIVVLFHKRNRGKGAAVRTAIEAATGDILIIQDADLEYDPRDYPAMLLPIVEGRADVVYGSRFLGGPHKAMMFWHMVFNKFFTLLANVLYNSILTDIETCYKAFRADVLKPIPLRSERFQIEPEITAKVLKRGYRIYEVPISYTGREYHEGKKIGISDAFEAVWALLRYRVMD; translated from the coding sequence GTGAAGGTATCGATCCTGGTTCCGGTACATAATGAGGAAAACACTTTGCGTGAGATTTTGCGGCGAGTACGTTCGGTGGACCTCGATTTTGGCGAGAATGAGCAGATTTACGTCGAGCGTCCGCTGCAATTCGAAAAGGAAATCATCGTCGTCGATGACGGCTCGACCGACAAATCCCGGGCGATATTGGAGGATGAAGCTTCCCAGGGAGACATAGTTGTCCTGTTCCACAAGCGCAACCGGGGCAAGGGAGCGGCCGTTCGAACGGCCATCGAGGCTGCCACTGGTGACATACTTATCATCCAGGATGCGGACCTGGAATACGACCCGCGAGACTATCCCGCGATGCTGTTGCCGATCGTTGAAGGGCGCGCCGATGTGGTCTATGGCTCTCGATTCCTGGGTGGACCGCACAAAGCGATGATGTTTTGGCACATGGTTTTCAACAAGTTCTTCACGCTCCTGGCGAATGTACTCTATAATAGCATTTTGACCGACATTGAAACCTGCTACAAGGCCTTTCGAGCCGATGTATTGAAGCCGATTCCTCTCAGATCTGAACGGTTCCAGATCGAACCGGAGATTACCGCCAAGGTGCTGAAGCGTGGATACCGGATTTACGAGGTTCCGATTTCCTATACGGGTCGGGAATATCATGAGGGGAAAAAGATCGGCATCTCCGATGCCTTTGAGGCGGTCTGGGCCTTGCTGCGCTACCGGGTCATGGATTAG
- a CDS encoding response regulator: MDENKKPNRVIIADDEALIRQDLREMLSNLGYLVIGDVGDGLSAVNLARELKPDLVIMDIKMPDMDGIEAARILTEEGVAPVLLLSAYSQRDLVERAAEAGVSGYVIKPFDESNLLPAIEVVLARFEEYQEISKDAARLEDRLATRVAVDRAKGILMDHRDMTEQEAFRNIQRMSMNNRKSMREVAEAIILAHQMTLPEED, translated from the coding sequence GTGGACGAAAATAAGAAACCCAATCGAGTAATCATCGCCGACGACGAGGCCCTCATTCGGCAGGACCTGAGGGAGATGTTAAGCAATCTCGGGTACCTGGTAATTGGCGATGTCGGCGACGGACTCAGTGCCGTCAACCTGGCCCGGGAACTCAAGCCCGATCTGGTGATCATGGACATCAAGATGCCTGACATGGATGGCATTGAAGCTGCCAGGATACTGACCGAGGAAGGTGTTGCACCGGTGTTGCTGCTCTCCGCCTACAGCCAGCGTGATTTGGTGGAGCGGGCTGCGGAGGCAGGTGTCTCAGGCTATGTGATCAAACCCTTCGACGAGTCCAATCTACTGCCGGCAATAGAGGTTGTGCTGGCCCGCTTCGAGGAGTACCAGGAGATATCAAAGGACGCGGCGCGACTTGAAGATAGGCTGGCGACCCGGGTCGCGGTGGACCGCGCAAAGGGGATATTGATGGACCATCGGGACATGACCGAGCAGGAGGCGTTTCGCAATATTCAGCGCATGAGCATGAATAATCGTAAGTCCATGCGCGAGGTTGCGGAAGCAATCATCCTGGCTCATCAGATGACTCTGCCCGAGGAAGATTGA
- a CDS encoding histidine kinase N-terminal domain-containing protein, with translation MDLSTYGAEWRYRFTADEIDHLERVEQGLALISDISRADVTLLVRDGDVALVVAQAQPHSIATLYREPWVGRPLSFQENPLISSGLMQGRRGQRQRNLLDQGTPIIQQVLPVISSSGRTIAVLQIETNLIAYERHKRRHRSFRKAVTWLQTMVLRGDLEGAEQLSRFGEWDGILFVDQTYHIRYLSGIANNHYRRLGYLDDLHDKHIGDLQTRDEMLVRDAFKTGICQEHEVVEGDRHWTRKVVPIRSYGPGWWPRNRISTGNSVPTLRGAIIMVHDDTEARRRELELQILATMIKEVHHRVKNNLQTVASILRMQGRRTDNRETRQQLNEAVNRVLAVAIIHEFLSGDDKQAINIRDVCQRIVKQTQRAAVSPDKNIDLNVIGPVIYLPSQQATACALAANELVLNALEHAFVDKESGSVLVRLVDAGDQVTLEISDDGGGLPETFDPQTTSGLGLMIVRALVESDLKGCFSMEQTSGGTKALVTFQKDNL, from the coding sequence ATGGACCTGTCAACATACGGCGCGGAGTGGCGTTACCGGTTTACTGCCGATGAGATCGACCATCTGGAACGGGTTGAACAAGGGTTGGCCCTGATATCCGATATCAGCCGTGCCGACGTAACGCTGTTGGTACGGGATGGCGATGTCGCCCTGGTGGTTGCCCAGGCACAGCCTCACTCCATCGCCACGCTGTACCGTGAGCCCTGGGTCGGACGACCTCTTTCTTTCCAGGAGAACCCTCTGATATCGTCCGGCTTGATGCAGGGGCGAAGAGGGCAGCGTCAGAGGAACCTGCTCGACCAGGGAACTCCCATTATCCAACAGGTGCTGCCGGTTATTTCTTCCAGTGGCCGAACTATTGCGGTGCTCCAGATCGAGACCAATCTGATTGCCTATGAACGGCACAAGCGCCGCCATCGCAGCTTTCGAAAGGCGGTTACGTGGCTTCAGACCATGGTGTTGCGCGGAGATCTGGAAGGCGCAGAGCAATTGAGTCGGTTTGGTGAATGGGACGGCATCCTCTTCGTGGATCAAACCTACCACATCCGTTACCTGAGCGGCATCGCCAATAACCACTATCGACGTTTGGGCTATCTGGACGATCTGCACGACAAGCACATCGGCGATCTCCAGACGCGCGACGAAATGCTTGTGAGGGATGCCTTCAAGACCGGCATCTGTCAGGAGCATGAGGTGGTGGAAGGGGACCGTCATTGGACACGCAAAGTTGTTCCAATCCGGAGTTATGGTCCCGGCTGGTGGCCGCGCAATCGTATCAGCACGGGCAATAGCGTGCCTACCCTACGTGGCGCCATTATCATGGTACACGATGACACCGAGGCTCGACGCCGGGAACTGGAGCTTCAGATTCTGGCGACCATGATCAAGGAGGTCCATCACCGGGTTAAGAATAACCTCCAGACCGTTGCCTCGATCCTGCGCATGCAGGGCCGCCGCACCGATAATCGGGAGACCCGACAGCAGTTGAATGAGGCGGTAAACCGGGTGTTGGCAGTGGCAATCATTCACGAGTTCCTGTCGGGCGATGACAAACAGGCCATCAATATTCGGGATGTCTGCCAAAGAATCGTCAAACAGACCCAACGGGCGGCTGTCAGTCCCGACAAGAACATCGACCTGAACGTGATCGGACCAGTCATTTATCTACCCAGCCAGCAGGCGACAGCCTGCGCCCTGGCGGCCAATGAGTTGGTGCTGAACGCCCTGGAACATGCGTTTGTTGACAAGGAGTCAGGCAGCGTCCTGGTACGCCTGGTCGATGCAGGCGATCAAGTGACACTGGAGATTTCCGACGACGGCGGCGGTCTGCCAGAAACCTTCGACCCCCAAACAACCAGTGGACTTGGTCTGATGATCGTGCGGGCTCTGGTGGAAAGTGACCTGAAAGGGTGTTTTTCCATGGAACAGACCAGCGGTGGTACCAAAGCCCTGGTGACTTTCCAAAAAGATAATCTGTAA
- the fmt gene encoding methionyl-tRNA formyltransferase: MTRVLFMGTPDFSVPSLATLVSGPYDIVGVVTQPDRPGGRGRKLRESPVKYYARQEGMVVLQPQSLRNPEAVADLARLAPEVIVVAAFGQILRPALLNLAAHGCINVHASLLPRWRGAAPVQAAILAGDQVTGSTIMLMDEHLDTGPLLAQAAMPIRDDDTGATLTDRLAHHGAGLLGETLPRWLAGEINPQEQEETLATICRPLRKKQGCIDWRKAAAEIALAIRAYYPWPAAFTTYSGQPLKVLSGRADQESRSDRPAGTVIRGPDGIGVVTGEGVLILDSVQPAGKRAMPVSDFVRGRPGFLGARLGDDGCS, from the coding sequence ATGACACGTGTTCTTTTTATGGGGACGCCCGATTTTTCCGTGCCAAGCCTGGCAACACTGGTTTCCGGACCCTACGATATCGTGGGGGTGGTGACCCAGCCAGACAGGCCAGGCGGGCGCGGTCGAAAGCTGCGGGAGTCGCCCGTGAAGTACTACGCGCGGCAAGAGGGGATGGTTGTGCTACAGCCTCAGAGCCTCAGGAACCCGGAAGCGGTAGCGGACCTGGCGCGTCTCGCGCCGGAGGTCATTGTGGTTGCCGCCTTTGGGCAGATCCTGCGGCCTGCGCTGCTAAATCTTGCTGCTCACGGTTGCATCAACGTGCATGCATCCCTCTTACCCCGTTGGCGAGGGGCTGCACCGGTGCAGGCGGCAATCCTGGCGGGCGATCAGGTGACCGGCAGCACCATCATGTTGATGGACGAGCATTTGGATACTGGACCCCTGCTGGCCCAGGCGGCAATGCCGATTCGTGATGACGATACAGGTGCTACCTTGACAGACCGGTTGGCCCACCATGGTGCGGGTCTGCTCGGCGAGACGCTGCCCAGGTGGCTGGCCGGGGAGATCAATCCTCAGGAGCAGGAGGAGACCCTGGCCACGATCTGTCGGCCGCTGCGCAAGAAACAGGGATGCATCGATTGGCGAAAGGCTGCAGCAGAGATCGCCCTGGCTATTCGAGCCTATTACCCCTGGCCCGCGGCTTTCACAACCTACAGCGGCCAGCCGCTCAAGGTATTGTCCGGCCGCGCGGATCAGGAATCCAGGTCGGATCGGCCTGCTGGGACTGTTATCAGAGGACCTGATGGTATTGGGGTCGTGACCGGAGAGGGTGTCTTGATCCTTGATAGTGTGCAGCCGGCTGGAAAGCGCGCCATGCCGGTTTCAGATTTTGTGCGGGGACGGCCCGGATTCCTGGGGGCCAGGCTGGGGGATGATGGCTGCTCGTAA
- a CDS encoding DUF4870 domain-containing protein has translation MTENISTGKGAQVNLPIEGYENLTVREVVPLLPELDRDGLQAIRDYEAAHSNRTTILRAVDKRMGDLDTATDEVKVDGIDSDVSSDSPNQRTESVEKTAESLPEETPTLTDRLVGTTEYDPAASNDDKVMAALSYTAQLLPVFGLLLPIIILISETSNKRPFQRYHAVQSLVLSLILWGLQSIMWIIVIPILTASIICLPFLCVLLPVMIFLWLLPLYYAILAYEGKKFSIPGLTQFLEDQGWLNV, from the coding sequence GTGACCGAAAACATCAGCACCGGCAAAGGTGCTCAGGTCAATCTGCCCATCGAGGGCTACGAAAATCTGACGGTTAGAGAGGTGGTTCCTCTGCTACCCGAGTTGGATAGAGATGGTCTACAGGCCATCAGAGACTATGAAGCTGCCCACAGCAACCGTACGACCATCCTGCGAGCGGTCGACAAACGAATGGGTGATCTGGATACAGCGACGGATGAAGTGAAAGTTGATGGGATTGATAGCGACGTTTCAAGCGATTCTCCCAACCAGCGGACTGAGTCGGTCGAAAAGACAGCCGAGTCACTGCCGGAGGAGACACCAACGCTGACCGATCGTTTGGTCGGCACCACCGAGTATGATCCGGCTGCCAGCAACGACGATAAGGTTATGGCGGCTCTTTCCTACACGGCCCAATTGCTGCCGGTGTTTGGCTTGCTGCTGCCAATCATCATCCTGATCTCGGAGACAAGCAACAAACGACCCTTCCAGCGCTATCACGCCGTGCAATCGCTGGTGCTCTCCCTGATCCTTTGGGGGCTGCAGTCGATCATGTGGATCATTGTGATCCCCATTCTCACGGCGTCGATCATCTGTCTGCCGTTCCTGTGTGTTCTGCTGCCGGTGATGATCTTCCTCTGGCTACTGCCACTCTACTATGCCATTCTGGCTTACGAGGGCAAAAAGTTCAGCATTCCTGGTCTCACCCAGTTCCTGGAGGATCAAGGCTGGTTGAATGTCTAA
- the ruvB gene encoding Holliday junction branch migration DNA helicase RuvB encodes MIVMEERTISAKKRPEEIVLDSALRPKLLEEMIGQDRLRSNLEILIEAARQREEALDHVLLYGPPGLGKTTLAHILANEMGVNMKVTAGPAIERAGDLAAILTNLRKGDILFIDEVHRLGRAVEEILYPAMEDFALDIVIGKGPSARSIRLKLPRFTVIGATTRLALLTAPLRSRFGAIYRFDFYQQAAIEQIVDRAARLLEVDITPEGAQEIARRARGTPRVALRLLRRVRDYAQVRADGIITPAIADTALALLEVDSLGLDDLDRKVLHTIIQKFDGGPVGLETIAAAISEDSATIMDVVEPYLLQLGFLDRTPRGRVATRAAYQHLGIARPESDSPSGQQPGLW; translated from the coding sequence ATCATTGTCATGGAAGAACGCACAATATCCGCCAAAAAGCGCCCGGAAGAGATCGTCCTTGATTCCGCGTTAAGGCCCAAACTGCTTGAGGAAATGATCGGGCAGGACCGTCTCCGCAGCAATCTGGAGATATTGATCGAGGCCGCCCGACAACGAGAAGAGGCCCTTGATCACGTGTTACTCTACGGCCCGCCCGGCCTCGGCAAAACCACCCTTGCCCACATATTGGCCAACGAGATGGGGGTCAACATGAAGGTCACCGCCGGACCGGCCATCGAGCGCGCCGGCGATCTGGCGGCAATCCTCACCAATCTGCGCAAGGGCGACATCCTTTTCATCGACGAGGTACACCGATTGGGCAGGGCAGTGGAGGAAATCCTCTATCCAGCCATGGAGGATTTCGCTCTGGACATCGTGATCGGCAAGGGTCCCAGTGCCCGTTCCATTCGCCTCAAGCTGCCACGCTTCACGGTGATCGGCGCGACCACGCGCCTCGCCCTGTTGACGGCACCACTGCGCTCCCGCTTCGGTGCGATTTACCGCTTCGATTTCTACCAACAGGCGGCGATTGAACAGATTGTCGACCGGGCGGCCAGGCTGCTGGAGGTCGACATCACACCTGAAGGCGCCCAGGAGATCGCCCGGCGGGCGCGCGGAACCCCTCGGGTGGCCCTACGCCTCTTGCGGCGAGTCAGAGACTATGCTCAGGTCAGGGCAGACGGCATCATCACACCCGCAATCGCAGACACAGCCCTGGCGCTGCTCGAGGTCGATTCGCTGGGTTTGGACGACCTGGACCGAAAGGTACTGCACACGATTATCCAGAAATTCGACGGTGGGCCGGTGGGCCTGGAGACCATTGCTGCGGCGATCAGCGAGGATTCGGCCACCATCATGGACGTGGTAGAGCCTTACCTGCTTCAGTTGGGGTTTCTGGACCGCACCCCGCGAGGGCGGGTGGCGACTCGTGCAGCCTACCAACACCTCGGAATCGCCCGGCCCGAATCGGACTCGCCATCTGGCCAGCAACCGGGCCTCTGGTAG